In a single window of the Jaculus jaculus isolate mJacJac1 chromosome 9, mJacJac1.mat.Y.cur, whole genome shotgun sequence genome:
- the Krt10 gene encoding keratin, type I cytoskeletal 10, producing MSVRYASSKYSSSRSGGGGGGGSSLRISSTKSSHGGGYSSGGFSGGSFSRGSSSGGCFGGSSGGGYGGGLGGGFGGSSFGGSFGGGYGGGSSFGGGFGGGSFGGGGYGGGGYGGGYGGGGYGGGDGGLLSGNEKVTMQNLNDRLASYLDKVRALEESNYELEGKIKEWYEKHGNSSQREPRDYSKYYQTIDDLKNQILSLTTDNANVLLQIDNARLAADDFRMKYENEVALRQSVEADINGLRRVLDELTLTKADLEMQIESMTEELAYMKKNHEEEMRDLQNVSTGDVNVEMNAAPGVDLTQLLNNMRSQYEQLAEQNRKDVEAWFNEKSKELTTEIDSNIEQMSSHKTEITELRRTVQGLEIELQSQLALKQSLESSLAETEGRYCMQLSQIQAQISALEEQLQQIRAETECQNSEYQMLLDIKIRLENEIQTYRSLLEGEGSSGGRGGGGGGHGGSYGGGSSGGGHGGSYGGGSSGGGHGGGYGGGSSSGGGGSYGGGSSGGGGGSYGGGSSGGGQGGSGGFKSSSGSTGEQSSKGPRSAETSWDTNKVRVIKTIVEELTPDGRVLSSMVESETKKHYY from the exons ATGTCTGTTCGATATGCCTCCAGCAAGTACTCATCCTCCCGcagtggaggtggaggaggaggagggtcatCCCTCAGAATCTCGAGCACCAAAAGCTCCCATGGTGGAGGGTATAGCTCAGGGGGCTTCAGTGGCGGCTCTTTTAGCCGGGGGAGCTCTAGCGGGGGCTGCTTTGGAGGCTCATCTGGTGGTGGCTACGGAGGAGGCCTAGGAGGTGGTTTTGGTGGAAGCAGCTTTGGAGGAAGCTTTGGAGGAGGCTATGGAGGGGGCAGCAGCTTTGGCGGGGGCTTTGGAGGAGGCAGCTTTGGTGGAGGCGGCTATGGCGGTGGTGGCTATGGAGGCGGCTATGGCGGTGGTGGCTATGGAGGAGGAGACGGTGGCCTTCTCTCCGGAAATGAAAAAGTGACCATGCAGAATCTGAATGACCGCCTGGCTTCCTACCTGGACAAAGTCAGGGCTCTGGAAGAATCAAACTATGAGCTAGAAGGTAAAATTAAAGAATGGTATGAAAAGCATGGCAACTCGAGCCAGCGAGAGCCCCGCGACTACAGCAAATACTACCAAACCATCGATGACCTTAAAAATCAG ATTCTCAGCCTGACAACTGACAATGCCAATGTCCTGCTTCAGATTGACAATGCCAGGCTGGCAGCTGACGACTTCAGGATGAA GTATGAGAATGAGGTTGCCCTTCGCCAGAGCGTGGAAGCAGACATCAATGGTCTGCGCAGGGTGCTGGACGAGCTGACCCtcaccaaggctgacctagagaTGCAGATTGAAAGCATGACTGAAGAGCTGGCCTACATGAAGAAGAACCATGAAGAG GAAATGAGAGACCTCCAAAATGTGTCCACTGGTGACGTGAATGTAGAAATGAACGCTGCTCCAGGTGTTGACCTGACTCAACTGCTGAATAACATGAGAAGCCAATATGAACAGCTCGCTGAACAAAACCGCAAGGACGTAGAAGCCTGGTTCAATGAAAAG AGCAAGGAACTGACCACAGAAATTGACAGCAACATCGAACAAATGTCCAGCCACAAAACTGAAATTACTGAATTGAGGCGCACTGTCCAGGGTCTGGAGATCGAACTGCAGTCCCAACTGGCCCTG AAACAATCGCTGGAGTCCTCGTTGGCAGAAACCGAAGGCCGCTACTGCATGCAGCTCTCCCAGATCCAGGCCCAGATCTCCGCCCTGGAGGAGCAGCTGCAGCAGATCCGCGCTGAGACCGAGTGCCAGAATTCAGAGTACCAGATGCTCCTAGACATCAAGATCCGGCTGGAGAATGAGATTCAGACCTACCGCAGCCTgctggaaggggagggaag CTCCGGCggtcgcggcggcggcggcggcggccacgGCGGCAGCTACGGCGGCGGAAGTTCCGGCGGCGGCCACGGCGGCAGCTACGGCGGCGGAAGTTCCGGCGGCGGCCACGGCGGCGGCTACGGCGGCGGAAGTTCCAGCGGCGGCGGCGGAAGCTACGGCGGCGGAAGttccggcggcggcggcggaagcTACGGCGGCGGAAGCTCCGGCGGCGGCCAGGGCGGAAGTGGCGGCTTCAAGTCCTCCTCGGGCTCCACTGGCGAGCAGTCGTCCAAGGGACCCAGGTCAGCAGAAACTAGCTGGG ATACTAACAAGGTCAGAGTGATCAAGACGATTGTGGAGGAGCTGACACCCGATGGTAGAGTCCTTTCATCCATGGTGGAATCAGAAACCAAGAAACACTACTACTAA